Proteins encoded together in one Myxococcales bacterium window:
- a CDS encoding hemerythrin domain-containing protein, translated as MGIATMPEYRGSDPSALGVELGNEAANYNGKRSVYLSTGRHGIDHEKMSRNLIREKFLSDHQMLRGKAAVVAALALDVLRGDEDLASALRIKGEELYAQLLDHMQWEENLLLPLLAKSSHGAWTGAAIIKEHQEQRLRLDNSLTKLRHPDTSFASLGGECLEFVRWLEVDMTSEERKVLRWLSEAE; from the coding sequence ATGGGGATTGCAACTATGCCCGAGTACCGCGGGAGTGATCCCTCCGCATTGGGCGTCGAGTTGGGGAACGAGGCCGCGAACTACAATGGCAAGAGGTCCGTCTATCTCTCAACCGGTAGACATGGAATTGATCACGAGAAGATGTCTCGAAACTTGATCAGAGAGAAATTTCTAAGTGACCATCAAATGCTGCGAGGCAAGGCCGCCGTCGTGGCTGCGCTGGCTCTCGACGTCCTGCGCGGAGACGAAGACCTGGCATCTGCGCTTCGCATCAAGGGTGAGGAACTCTACGCGCAATTACTGGATCACATGCAATGGGAGGAGAACCTGCTGTTGCCACTCTTGGCGAAGTCTTCGCACGGAGCGTGGACCGGAGCCGCGATCATCAAGGAACACCAGGAACAACGCCTGCGCCTCGATAATTCTCTGACCAAGCTGAGGCACCCGGATACATCGTTTGCGAGCCTCGGTGGCGAGTGCCTGGAGTTCGTTCGTTGGCTAGAGGTCGACATGACCTCCGAGGAGAGAAAAGTTCTCCGCTGGTTGTCGGAGGCGGAGTAG
- a CDS encoding response regulator has product MHTSPEEMTPNVEITSSRILIFDDDLGVRRSLRRILEKSGHQVFTFPSPMPCSHCPSAAGERCADVILSDLSMPEMRGIDFIENQRRVGCKIDCFGLMSGYWEDRDLNRAKELGVRIFSKPFDIYELYRWVNEGARRSKRVLVDHIFQSAGMQSPETFSRDRRMRRC; this is encoded by the coding sequence ATGCACACATCTCCCGAAGAGATGACACCCAACGTCGAGATCACCTCGAGTCGAATTTTGATTTTTGACGACGACCTTGGCGTTCGCCGCTCTCTGCGGCGAATCCTTGAAAAAAGTGGCCACCAGGTCTTCACGTTTCCTTCTCCGATGCCGTGTTCACATTGTCCTTCCGCGGCCGGCGAGAGATGTGCGGACGTCATACTCAGCGACCTGTCGATGCCGGAAATGCGAGGCATCGATTTCATAGAAAATCAACGAAGAGTGGGGTGCAAGATTGACTGCTTTGGACTCATGTCGGGATACTGGGAGGACCGGGATCTAAACCGCGCCAAAGAACTCGGTGTTAGAATTTTCTCAAAGCCGTTCGACATTTATGAACTCTACCGATGGGTCAATGAGGGTGCTCGACGGAGCAAACGTGTCCTGGTCGATCACATCTTCCAAAGCGCAGGCATGCAGAGCCCTGAGACGTTTTCGAGGGACAGGCGGATGCGCAGATGTTGA
- a CDS encoding universal stress protein — MSFKKILVAVDFSSHSEAALKLALDLVESGGGELHLVHVFPEFMALAPPYGPVLPADFGMKLERSAVEHFQQWTDKFCPAELSVTTHVRLGRPSKCIVEAADELGANLIVMGTRGAAGLEHLFMGSVAGRTIRTAHCPVLTTQGEA, encoded by the coding sequence ATGAGTTTCAAGAAGATCCTGGTCGCAGTGGACTTCTCTAGTCATTCTGAGGCGGCGTTAAAACTAGCGCTGGATCTGGTCGAGAGCGGTGGCGGAGAACTCCATCTGGTTCACGTCTTTCCCGAGTTCATGGCCCTGGCACCGCCTTACGGTCCAGTGCTGCCCGCGGACTTCGGCATGAAGCTAGAGCGCTCGGCAGTGGAGCATTTCCAGCAATGGACGGACAAGTTTTGTCCAGCCGAACTCTCAGTGACGACCCACGTACGACTGGGCCGTCCCTCGAAGTGCATTGTCGAAGCCGCAGACGAACTCGGGGCTAATCTCATCGTGATGGGAACTCGAGGAGCGGCTGGTCTGGAGCATCTCTTCATGGGGAGCGTCGCAGGCCGTACGATCCGCACTGCTCACTGTCCGGTCCTCACGACCCAGGGAGAGGCATGA
- a CDS encoding CBS domain-containing protein, translating to MQCAKHVMQTGVIKIGVNDSLISARRTLLSEEISGAPVVDEVGHVVGVLSFSDLMRDRESEDQGFDQRPEYYREGDVRMICDADFGELPIAELLLCRTVADVMNPGVVSVRAEDTIPQVVEKLLANRIHRVMVVEPGKAGDKLVGIISLFDLIALLA from the coding sequence ATGCAGTGTGCGAAGCATGTCATGCAAACAGGCGTCATCAAGATTGGAGTTAATGATTCTCTCATTTCTGCTCGTCGAACCCTTTTGAGCGAGGAGATCAGCGGAGCTCCAGTTGTCGACGAGGTGGGGCATGTGGTCGGTGTTCTGTCTTTTAGCGACCTGATGCGCGATAGGGAATCGGAGGACCAAGGCTTCGATCAACGACCCGAGTACTATCGCGAAGGCGATGTTCGAATGATTTGCGATGCCGATTTCGGCGAATTGCCGATCGCTGAACTGCTCCTCTGCCGAACTGTTGCAGACGTAATGAATCCAGGAGTGGTCTCGGTTCGAGCCGAGGACACGATCCCGCAGGTTGTTGAGAAGCTTCTGGCGAATCGGATTCACCGAGTCATGGTGGTCGAGCCCGGAAAAGCGGGAGATAAACTCGTGGGAATTATCTCGCTCTTCGATTTGATAGCGCTGTTGGCTTGA